A region from the Streptomyces sp. 3214.6 genome encodes:
- a CDS encoding MFS transporter gives MSQTAQKAPGKTGAAPDANRWKALAFIALAQLMVVLDATIVNIAMPSAQQDLGISDGNRQWIVTAYALAFGGLLLFGGRIADLWGRKRAFVVGLGGFAAASALGGAAANEAMMFGARALQGAFGALLAPAALSLLAVMFTDAKERAKAFGIYGAIAGGGGAVGLILGGFLTEYLDWRWTFFVNIPFAIIAAAGAYFVIREPEGGRNRSALDIPGVILSTLGLVALVYGFTRAESEGWSDSLTIGMFAASAVLLFAFVVVESKVKAPLLPLRVITERNRGGVYLSLGLAIIAMFGLFLFLTYYLQIVKGYSPVKTGFAFLPMIAGMITGSTQIGTRLMTRVAPRLLMGPGFLVAALGMLLLTQLKVDTSYAAVLLPGMLLLGLGMGTAFMPAMSLATLGVEPRDAGVASAMVNTSQQVGGAIGTALLNTIAASATTSYIKDHVAGATSKPQQQLVQLEGMVHGYTSAIWFAVGILVAAATIALTLVNTGKPDMGAVAGSGAKDAEDAVPVMVH, from the coding sequence ATGTCTCAAACAGCCCAGAAGGCCCCCGGTAAGACGGGCGCCGCACCGGACGCCAACCGGTGGAAAGCGCTGGCCTTCATCGCCCTCGCCCAGCTGATGGTCGTCCTCGACGCGACCATCGTGAACATCGCCATGCCCTCCGCCCAGCAGGACCTGGGTATCTCCGACGGCAACCGGCAGTGGATCGTCACCGCCTATGCCCTCGCCTTCGGCGGTCTGCTGCTTTTCGGCGGCCGCATAGCCGACCTGTGGGGCCGTAAGCGCGCCTTCGTCGTCGGCCTCGGCGGCTTCGCTGCGGCCTCCGCGCTCGGTGGGGCGGCCGCCAACGAGGCGATGATGTTCGGTGCCCGTGCCCTGCAGGGCGCCTTCGGTGCGCTGCTCGCGCCCGCCGCGCTGTCGCTGCTCGCCGTGATGTTCACGGACGCGAAGGAGCGCGCCAAGGCGTTCGGCATCTACGGCGCGATCGCCGGTGGTGGCGGCGCCGTCGGTCTGATCCTCGGCGGCTTCCTCACCGAGTACCTGGACTGGCGCTGGACGTTCTTCGTCAACATCCCGTTCGCGATCATCGCCGCGGCCGGCGCCTACTTCGTCATCCGTGAGCCCGAGGGCGGCCGCAACCGCTCCGCGCTCGACATCCCGGGCGTCATCCTCTCCACCCTGGGCCTGGTCGCGCTGGTCTACGGCTTCACCCGCGCCGAGTCCGAGGGCTGGAGCGACTCGCTGACGATCGGCATGTTCGCCGCGTCCGCCGTGCTGCTGTTCGCCTTCGTGGTCGTCGAGTCGAAGGTCAAGGCTCCGCTGCTGCCGCTGCGCGTGATCACCGAGCGCAACCGCGGCGGTGTCTACCTCTCCCTCGGCCTCGCGATCATCGCGATGTTCGGCCTGTTCCTCTTCCTGACCTACTACCTGCAGATCGTGAAGGGCTACTCGCCGGTCAAGACCGGCTTCGCCTTCCTCCCGATGATCGCGGGCATGATCACCGGCTCCACCCAGATCGGCACCCGTCTGATGACCCGGGTCGCTCCGCGCCTGCTGATGGGCCCGGGCTTCCTGGTCGCCGCACTCGGCATGCTGCTGCTGACCCAGCTGAAGGTCGACACCTCGTACGCGGCCGTGCTGCTGCCGGGGATGCTGCTGCTCGGCCTCGGCATGGGCACGGCGTTCATGCCGGCCATGTCCCTGGCCACCCTGGGCGTCGAGCCGCGGGACGCCGGTGTCGCCTCCGCGATGGTCAACACCTCGCAGCAGGTGGGCGGCGCCATCGGCACCGCGCTGCTGAACACGATCGCCGCATCCGCGACGACCTCGTACATCAAGGACCACGTCGCCGGTGCCACCTCCAAGCCCCAGCAGCAGCTGGTGCAGCTGGAGGGCATGGTGCACGGCTACACCAGCGCCATCTGGTTCGCCGTCGGCATCCTGGTCGCCGCCGCCACGATCGCCCTGACCCTCGTCAACACCGGCAAGCCGGACATGGGCGCGGTCGCGGGCTCGGGGGCCAAGGACGCCGAGGACGCGGTGCCGGTGATGGTCCACTGA
- a CDS encoding TetR/AcrR family transcriptional regulator — protein sequence MQTATPTARKVTRPRADALRNRERIVTAAREMFVEFGPDVPLDDIARRAGVGNATVYRNFPDRDALVREVVCSVLDRTVRAGQVALAETGDAFGALERFVHVSADERISALCPMISSTFDQHHPDLEAARERVERIIEEVMDRAKAAGQLRPDVGVGDVMIAVAQLSRPPAGTGCLSADRFVHRHLQLFLDGLRAPAPSVLPGAAVTMEDLRQS from the coding sequence GTGCAGACCGCCACCCCCACCGCGCGTAAGGTGACCCGGCCCCGCGCCGACGCCCTGCGCAACCGGGAGCGGATCGTCACCGCCGCCCGCGAGATGTTCGTCGAGTTCGGCCCCGATGTGCCGCTCGACGACATCGCCCGCCGGGCCGGCGTCGGCAACGCCACGGTGTACCGCAACTTCCCCGACCGGGACGCGCTGGTCCGTGAGGTCGTCTGCTCGGTGCTGGACCGTACGGTCCGCGCCGGACAGGTCGCCCTCGCCGAGACCGGTGACGCGTTCGGGGCGCTGGAGCGGTTCGTGCACGTCTCCGCCGACGAGCGGATCAGCGCGCTCTGCCCGATGATCTCCAGCACCTTCGACCAGCACCACCCCGACCTCGAAGCCGCGCGTGAACGGGTCGAGCGGATCATCGAGGAGGTCATGGACCGAGCGAAGGCGGCCGGGCAGCTCAGGCCCGACGTCGGCGTGGGGGACGTCATGATCGCGGTGGCCCAGCTCAGCCGGCCCCCGGCCGGCACCGGATGCCTGAGCGCCGACCGCTTCGTCCACCGCCACCTCCAGCTGTTCCTGGACGGGCTGCGGGCTCCGGCCCCCTCCGTCCTGCCAGGTGCGGCCGTGACCATGGAGGACCTGCGCCAGTCCTGA